A stretch of the Bacillus anthracis str. Vollum genome encodes the following:
- a CDS encoding YesK-like family protein, which produces MDWLDGFGIFYIIGGITIILVFAISYLLKKRFPDKQFDIIFALSLILLCLASFPVTMMVIGGWEGMGYGFIGFFVLLGTLIGMIAHQLVKISRKSYV; this is translated from the coding sequence ATGGACTGGTTAGATGGGTTTGGTATATTTTACATCATTGGCGGAATCACGATTATCCTTGTATTTGCTATTTCGTATTTACTAAAGAAACGGTTTCCAGACAAGCAGTTCGATATTATATTTGCACTTAGTCTAATACTTCTTTGTTTAGCATCCTTTCCTGTTACAATGATGGTTATTGGTGGATGGGAAGGAATGGGGTATGGGTTTATTGGTTTCTTCGTCCTACTTGGTACACTTATTGGTATGATTGCACATCAACTTGTAAAAATATCACGAAAAAGCTACGTATAA
- a CDS encoding LPXTG cell wall anchor domain-containing protein, with protein MTKIFILASTLSLSFFSGLNIGNAATENFSPITNAIVQNNDYFVEGNSKDNNKPPGNGGSQDDSGSDGNGSDGSGSGDNGSGDNGSGGNGSGGNGSGENGSGGNGSGSSGSGDNGSGGNGSGGNGSGENGSGGNGSGSSGSGENGSGGNGSGSSGSGENGSGGNGSGGNGSGGNSSGGSGSGGSGSGDNSSGGSGSGGSGSGDNGSGGSGSQGGNRVKGDSSSQGGNGSQGGNVKDNAKKQGDKLPNTATHYPASILMGLSTFLIGMLLFIRRKNAK; from the coding sequence ATGACGAAAATTTTCATTTTAGCATCAACTCTTTCTTTATCTTTCTTTAGTGGATTAAATATCGGTAATGCAGCAACAGAAAACTTCTCTCCAATAACAAACGCGATTGTACAAAATAACGATTATTTCGTAGAAGGTAACTCAAAAGATAATAATAAACCACCAGGAAACGGTGGCTCTCAGGACGATAGTGGTTCTGATGGCAATGGTTCCGATGGTAGCGGTTCTGGTGACAATGGCTCGGGTGACAATGGTTCCGGTGGCAACGGTTCTGGTGGCAACGGTTCTGGCGAAAATGGTTCTGGCGGCAACGGTTCTGGTAGCAGCGGCTCGGGTGACAATGGTTCCGGTGGCAACGGTTCTGGTGGCAACGGTTCTGGCGAAAATGGTTCTGGCGGCAACGGTTCTGGTAGCAGCGGCTCGGGCGAAAATGGTTCTGGCGGCAACGGTTCTGGTAGCAGCGGCTCGGGCGAAAATGGTTCTGGCGGCAACGGTTCTGGTGGCAATGGCTCGGGTGGCAACAGTTCTGGTGGCAGTGGTTCTGGTGGCAGTGGCTCGGGTGACAACAGTTCTGGTGGCAGTGGTTCTGGTGGCAGTGGCTCGGGTGACAACGGTTCTGGCGGCAGTGGCTCTCAAGGCGGAAATCGTGTTAAAGGTGATAGCAGTTCTCAGGGAGGAAATGGCTCTCAAGGTGGTAATGTAAAAGATAATGCGAAAAAACAAGGCGATAAGTTACCGAATACTGCAACACATTATCCTGCATCTATTTTAATGGGACTTTCAACATTCCTAATTGGTATGTTACTATTTATTCGCCGTAAAAACGCAAAATAA
- a CDS encoding ROK family protein, with protein MKEYIAFDIGGTQIKYGIVSETGIVLKHKTVPTEIHLGGEQIIQKLILLSKKLMSEHTISGIGISTAGIVDVNRGVVTGGADHIPGYSTIPIINRLQEVLKVPVSIENDVNCAALGEKWNGIGREKENFIMLTLGTGIGGAIFIDRELYRGHSYSAGEWGNMLIEGKTFEEVASISGLIHLVRNYKGKGNWNGKTIFELYDKGDREVTQAVEVFFKHLAIGISNLAYIFNPETIIIGGGITDRGNQFLKEVKEEVGRYLNKEIYSDCEIELAQNGNRAGMIGAIYHFLHHHK; from the coding sequence ATGAAAGAATATATTGCATTTGATATTGGTGGTACACAAATTAAATATGGAATTGTTTCAGAAACAGGAATAGTACTAAAGCACAAAACAGTTCCAACAGAAATTCATTTGGGCGGGGAACAAATTATTCAAAAACTCATTCTTTTATCAAAAAAATTAATGAGTGAACATACGATTTCGGGAATTGGTATTAGTACTGCGGGAATTGTTGACGTTAATAGAGGGGTTGTGACGGGAGGGGCGGATCATATTCCGGGCTATAGTACGATTCCTATTATTAATAGATTGCAAGAGGTATTAAAAGTTCCCGTATCTATTGAAAATGATGTGAATTGTGCTGCGCTGGGAGAAAAGTGGAATGGTATTGGAAGAGAGAAAGAAAATTTCATTATGCTCACCCTTGGAACTGGTATTGGAGGAGCGATTTTTATAGATAGAGAGTTATATAGAGGGCATTCATATAGTGCTGGTGAATGGGGAAACATGTTAATAGAAGGAAAAACGTTTGAAGAGGTCGCTTCCATTTCAGGGTTAATTCATCTTGTACGAAATTATAAAGGAAAAGGTAATTGGAATGGGAAAACGATTTTCGAACTGTATGATAAAGGCGACAGGGAAGTTACGCAAGCAGTTGAGGTTTTCTTTAAACATTTAGCGATTGGAATTAGTAACCTTGCTTATATTTTTAATCCAGAAACAATTATTATTGGTGGAGGAATTACTGATAGAGGAAATCAGTTTTTAAAAGAAGTAAAAGAAGAGGTAGGAAGATACTTAAATAAAGAGATTTATAGTGATTGTGAGATTGAACTTGCGCAAAACGGTAATCGTGCAGGAATGATTGGTGCTATTTACCACTTCTTACATCATCATAAGTAA